Proteins found in one Neodiprion lecontei isolate iyNeoLeco1 chromosome 6, iyNeoLeco1.1, whole genome shotgun sequence genomic segment:
- the LOC107218506 gene encoding transmembrane reductase CYB561D2, with protein MFAEKSTKIWMDLCLSIIAHFLILAPSIYIVVLYAQTDYSLFVWHPTCLTVGCALLMTEAILAISGENLLLSKSSRVNRIRVHSLLHILGMVLMTVGFGVIIANKINNNSNHFTSDHGKLGLTAVIVAYVVALGGVSTSYSGLLSPRVSLASLKLVHGCCGIVAIILLFATLFTGLYKRSFPGSDLGVSLTISSYVVGLFIVLVKPLYTTLVRIRGIFT; from the exons ATGTTCGCCGAGAAAAGTACCAAAATTTGGATGGATCTCTGTCTGAGTATCATAGCCCACTTTCTTATCTTGGCGCCTTCCATCTACATCGTCGTCCTCTATGCACAGACCGACTACAGCCTCTTCGTCTGGCATCCGACATGTTTGACAGTTGGG TGCGCTCTGCTGATGACTGAGGCCATCCTTGCAATATCGGGGGAGAACTTACTCCTCTCGAAAAGTTCGAGGGTAAATCGTATCAGGGTTCACTCGCTGTTACACATCCTGGGTATGGTCCTCATGACGGTTGGGTTCGGTGTCATCATAGCCAACAAGATAAACAACAACAGTAACCACTTTACATCGGACCATGGAAAGCTGGGTTTGACGGCGGTGATCGTCGCCTACGTCGTCGCCCTGGGCGGAGTTTCCACGTCGTATTCCGGGCTGCTGTCTCCGAGAGTGAGCCTTGCCAGCCTGAAACTTGTCCACGGCTGCTGCGGCATCGTCGCGATTATCCTGCTCTTCGCCACCCTCTTTACCGGCCTCTATAAGAGGTCGTTCCCCGGCAGTGACCTTGGCGTAAGCCTCACAATCTCCTCGTACGTTGTCGGCCTATTTATCGTCCTGGTTAAGCCTCTCTACACGACGCTAGTTAGAATTCGCGGGATTTTCACATAG
- the LOC107218507 gene encoding transmembrane reductase CYB561D2 yields MTAEKGCINWLAIGFSCIVHLLFLIPAVYIVVLCAQLDYSLFIWHPACFTVGCCFLMTEAVLGVSGEAVLVKLMSRPGRIRLHWVLHILGLGLLAVGLGTVVANKMNHGSHHFKSDHARVGLAGPILSVIVTLNGVLCLNTEACFGKVSLVARKVIHSCLGIITMALLLAGQITGVYKGWWPGTETGRDLTVAAYIAGGVLLCAKPLYTTLLRMRTAICS; encoded by the exons ATGACCGCTGAAAAAGGTTGCATAAACTGGCTAGCGATCGGCTTTTCCTGCATCGTTCACCTTCTCTTCCTGATACCAGCTGTCTACATCGTTGTCCTCTGTGCCCAGCTCGATTATTCACTCTTCATTTGGCATCCCGCATGTTTCACGGTTGGG TGCTGTTTCCTGATGACCGAGGCTGTCCTCGGGGTTTCCGGAGAGGCCGTACTCGTCAAGTTGATGTCAAGACCAGGTCGCATCAGGCTTCATTGGGTCCTCCACATCCTGGGTCTAGGGCTGCTGGCGGTTGGTCTTGGGACAGTCGTTGCCAACAAGATGAACCACGGATCCCACCACTTCAAAAGCGACCATGCTCGCGTGGGCCTGGCGGGCCCCATATTGAGCGTTATCGTAACCCTGAACGGTGTTCTGTGCCTGAACACGGAGGCCTGCTTCGGTAAGGTGAGCCTTGTGGCCCGGAAGGTGATTCACAGTTGTTTGGGTATTATTACGATGGCCCTGCTGTTGGCCGGGCAAATAACCGGCGTCTATAAAGGGTGGTGGCCGGGGACAGAGACTGGCAGAGATTTAACCGTAGCCGCTTACATCGCCGGCGGAGTTCTCCTCTGCGCCAAGCCCCTTTACACGACGTTGTTGAGGATGCGGACAGCGATATGTTCTTGA
- the LOC107218522 gene encoding sodium- and chloride-dependent glycine transporter 1, whose translation MIMEDSPARMRPYLDSWDNEDKYSVANSQAPLQGAEEDHPERGTWTGKFDFLLSLLGYSVGLGNVWRFPYLCYSNGGGAFLIPFTVMLIIAGLPLMFMELSLGQYASLGPVAAYKRFCPLLRGLGYGMVLVSSIVMLYYNLIIAWTLYYMFASVAGAGVLPWAYCDPAWSTQDCYTPEAAENCARQNTTYFRGNCLNSTQLTAIVLDVENGTATVRRPPAEEYFNNHVLGLSVGIEETGSIRPPLAVCLFLAWVIVFLCLSKGVQSSGKVVYFTALFPYVVLIALFIRGILLPGAGEGILFYLTPDWRRLASAKVWGDAAVQIFFALSPAWGGLITLSSYNKFTNNCYKDSLIVAVSNIGTSFFAGLVIFSVIGFLANELKVPVASVVDQGAGLAFIVYPEVVARLPVAPLWSLLFFVMLLTLGLDSQFALMETVTTAILDGVPALRNYKFWVVLGAAILGYAGGLIFTTNAGMYWLQLMDKYAANWSVLLIAIGECILVAWVYGADRFLDDVEQMIGPRGRCWRFFWTWMWKVVTPAALFFILFFNWVKYEPLSYGTYIYPRWADAVGWAVGLLPVLVIVGLAVNQLRGRQRRRCQRSQYPYDENDDDYDDEVDDLGDVDADGKSKGRSRPSVWCRARALLQPTPDWGPATPSRTQARTSPPLSTRGNGAGGSSSGGFDSARDTIVLVNGKPMVQPPTCPGLVTATKLPGPSILKNSSKTDLVCTSQQV comes from the exons ATGATAATGGAGGATTCGCCGGCCCGGATGCGTCCCTACCTCGACTCCTGGGAC AATGAAGACAAATACTCGGTGGCCAATAGCCAAGCCCCCCTTCAGGGCGCCGAGGAGGATCACCCTGAGCGAGGCACGTGGACGGGGAAGTTTGACTTCCTCCTGTCCCTCCTCGGCTACAGCGTAGGCCTCGGCAATGTGTGGAGATTTCCCTATCTTTGCTACTCTAACGGTGGTGGTGCCTTCCTGATACCGTTTACCGTCATGCTGATCATCGCTGGACTACCCCTTATGTTCATGGAGCTTTCgttag GTCAATACGCAAGCCTGGGTCCTGTGGCTGCTTACAAACGCTTCTGCCCACTGTTACGAGGTCTCGGTTACGGCATGGTCCTGGTTAGCTCAATCGTGAtgctgtactacaacctgatTATCGCCTGGACACTGTACTACATGTTTGCCTCCGTGGCCG GTGCCGGTGTTCTGCCGTGGGCTTACTGCGACCCGGCCTGGAGCACCCAAGACTGTTATACCCCCGAGGCTGCGGAGAATTGTGCCCGACAAAATACAACCTACTTCAGGGGAAACTGTCTGAATAGTACTCAGCTAACCGCGATTGTTCTTGACGTGGAAAATGGAACTGCAACCGTCCGACGGCCCCCGGCGGAGGAGTACTTCAA CAACCATGTCTTGGGTTTGAGCGTTGGTATCGAAGAAACGGGTTCGATTCGCCCGCCTTTGGCAGTGTGCCTCTTCCTCGCCTGGGTGATCGTCTTTCTATGCCTCAGTAAAGGTGTTCAAAGCTCTGGAAAAGTGGTCTACTTCACGGCCCTCTTCCCGTACGTCGTTCTG ATCGCCCTTTTCATCCGGGGAATACTTTTGCCGGGTGCTGGTGAGGGGATCCTCTTCTACCTGACTCCGGATTGGCGACGCCTGGCGTCGGCAAAGGTTTGGGGCGACGCGGCGGTTCAGATATTCTTCGCCCTGAGCCCGGCTTGGGGAGGACTGATCACTCTGAGCTCCTACAACAAATTCACCAACAATTGTTACAAGGACTCGCTCATAGTGGCGGTGAGCAACATCGGTACCTCATTTTTTGCCGGGCTTGTTATATTCTCGGTAATCGGATTCCTCGCCAACGAGCTTAAGGTGCCGGTCGCCTCAGTCGTCGACCAGGGTGCTGGACTCGCCTTCATAGTCTATCCCGAG GTCGTCGCTCGACTCCCGGTTGCGCCACTCTGGTCTCTCCTATTTTTCGTGATGCTTTTAACCCTGGGTCTGGACTCGCAGTTCGCCCTAATGGAGACCGTAACAACGGCGATCCTCGACGGCGTCCCGGCCCTCAGGAACTACAAGTTCTGGGTTGTCCTAGGCGCCGCGATTCTGGGATACGCAGGCGGACTGATATTCACGACCAAC GCTGGCATGTACTGGCTGCAGCTGATGGACAAATACGCTGCGAATTGGTCGGTCCTTCTGATAGCCATCGGCGAGTGCATTCTCGTCGCTTGGGTCTACGGGGCTGATCGGTTTCTCGACGATGTTGAGCAGATGATCGGGCCTCGTGGTCGTTGCTGGCGCTTCTTCTGGACTTGGATGTGGAAGGTCGTTACTCCGGCCGCTttgtttttcatattattcTTCAACTGGGTAAAGTACGAGCCTCTGAGTTACGGAACTTACATCTACCCTCGGTGGGCCGATGCTGTCGGATGGGCCGTCGGTCTGCTGCCAGTTCTCGTCATCGTCGGACTAGCCGTT AACCAGTTACGCGGACGTCAACGTCGGCGTTGTCAACGCTCCCAATACCCCTACGACGAGAACGACGACGACTACGACGACGAGGTCGACGATCTCGGCGACGTGGACGCCGACGGGAAGTCTAAGGGACGTTCTCGGCCCTCCGTTTGGTGCCGAGCTCGGGCCCTGCTGCAACCGACCCCCGATTGGGGCCCGGCGACACCGTCCAGGACGCAAGCGCGTACCTCGCCACCCTTGTCTACACGGG GAAATGGCGCGGGAGGATCCTCGTCCGGAGGATTCGACTCGGCTCGGGACACGATCGTCTTGGTGAACGGGAAGCCGATGGTTCAGCCGCCCACGTGTCCCGGGCTTGTTACTGCTACGAAGCTACCCGGACCCTCGATACTGAAGAACTCGAGCAAAACGGATCTCGTCTGCACCTCGCAGCAGGTCTGA
- the LOC107218516 gene encoding NADH-cytochrome b5 reductase 2 isoform X3 — translation MSLWWLVFPILAAVGIIVATAWAAKVYISKGKSGGRKKRSSPVTLVDPTTKYPLPLSEKEVLSHDTRRYRFQLPSSQHILGLPTGQHIHLSAKIGGDVVIRAYTPVSSDEDHGFVDLVVKVYFKNVHPKFPDGGKMSQYLESLKIGDTIDFRGPSGRLVYNGAGSFSIKVLRKDPPVQHSVKKLAMIAGGTGITPMLQLIRQITKDPSDDTQLALLFANQTEKDILLRDELETVAKAHPQQFKLWYTLDTSSEGWQYSTGHINADMISKHLFPPSDDTIVLMCGPPPMINFACNPNLDKLGYDAKLRFAY, via the exons ATGTCGTTGTGGTGGctg GTTTTTCCCATCCTTGCCGCGGTAGGGATTATAGTAGCCACAGCATGGGCGGCAAAAGTTTACATATCCAAAGGAAAATCCGGAGGTCGCAAGAAGAGGTCTTCGCCAGTCACCCTTGTTGATCCAACGACAAAGTACCCGTTGCCATTATCAGAAAAAGAAGTACTAAGCCATGACACACGTCGCTATCGGTTTCAACTTCCATCGTCTCAACACATTCTGGGCCTTCCTACCGGACAGCACATTCATCTCTCAGCCAAGATCGGAGGAGATGTAGTGATCAGAGCTTATACGCCTGTATCAAGTGATGAAGATCATGGCTTTGTAGATCTCGTCGTCAAG GtgtatttcaaaaatgtcCACCCGAAATTCCCTGATGGTGGCAAAATGTCGCAATATTTGGAAAGTCTGAAAATTGGCGACACTATCGATTTCCGTGGTCCTTCTGGCCGCCTTGTTTACAACGGGGCTGGCAGTTTCTCCATAAAGGTTCTCAGGAAAGACCCGCCAGTACAACATTCCGTTAAGAAG TTGGCCATGATCGCTGGAGGAACCGGTATCACGCCGATGCTGCAGCTAATCCGTCAGATAACTAAGGATCCGTCGGACGATACTCAACTCGCTTTGTTATTCGCAAACCAAACGGAAAAGGACATATTATTACGAGATGAATTGGAAACGGTTGCAAAGGCGCATCCTCAACAGTTTAAACTTTGGTATACGCTTGATACGAGTAGCGAAGGTTGGCAGTACAGTACTGGCCACATAAACGCGGATATGATATCAAAGCATCTCTTCCCCCCATCTGATGACACTATCGTTCTGATGTGCGGCCCTCCTCCCATGATAAACTTTGCCTGCAATCCGAATCTGGATAAACTCGGTTATGACGCTAAGCTCAGGTTTGCTTATTAA
- the LOC107218516 gene encoding NADH-cytochrome b5 reductase 2 isoform X2: protein MLNTHSVVFPILAAVGIIVATAWAAKVYISKGKSGGRKKRSSPVTLVDPTTKYPLPLSEKEVLSHDTRRYRFQLPSSQHILGLPTGQHIHLSAKIGGDVVIRAYTPVSSDEDHGFVDLVVKVYFKNVHPKFPDGGKMSQYLESLKIGDTIDFRGPSGRLVYNGAGSFSIKVLRKDPPVQHSVKKLAMIAGGTGITPMLQLIRQITKDPSDDTQLALLFANQTEKDILLRDELETVAKAHPQQFKLWYTLDTSSEGWQYSTGHINADMISKHLFPPSDDTIVLMCGPPPMINFACNPNLDKLGYDAKLRFAY, encoded by the exons ATGTTAAATACACATTCGGTG GTTTTTCCCATCCTTGCCGCGGTAGGGATTATAGTAGCCACAGCATGGGCGGCAAAAGTTTACATATCCAAAGGAAAATCCGGAGGTCGCAAGAAGAGGTCTTCGCCAGTCACCCTTGTTGATCCAACGACAAAGTACCCGTTGCCATTATCAGAAAAAGAAGTACTAAGCCATGACACACGTCGCTATCGGTTTCAACTTCCATCGTCTCAACACATTCTGGGCCTTCCTACCGGACAGCACATTCATCTCTCAGCCAAGATCGGAGGAGATGTAGTGATCAGAGCTTATACGCCTGTATCAAGTGATGAAGATCATGGCTTTGTAGATCTCGTCGTCAAG GtgtatttcaaaaatgtcCACCCGAAATTCCCTGATGGTGGCAAAATGTCGCAATATTTGGAAAGTCTGAAAATTGGCGACACTATCGATTTCCGTGGTCCTTCTGGCCGCCTTGTTTACAACGGGGCTGGCAGTTTCTCCATAAAGGTTCTCAGGAAAGACCCGCCAGTACAACATTCCGTTAAGAAG TTGGCCATGATCGCTGGAGGAACCGGTATCACGCCGATGCTGCAGCTAATCCGTCAGATAACTAAGGATCCGTCGGACGATACTCAACTCGCTTTGTTATTCGCAAACCAAACGGAAAAGGACATATTATTACGAGATGAATTGGAAACGGTTGCAAAGGCGCATCCTCAACAGTTTAAACTTTGGTATACGCTTGATACGAGTAGCGAAGGTTGGCAGTACAGTACTGGCCACATAAACGCGGATATGATATCAAAGCATCTCTTCCCCCCATCTGATGACACTATCGTTCTGATGTGCGGCCCTCCTCCCATGATAAACTTTGCCTGCAATCCGAATCTGGATAAACTCGGTTATGACGCTAAGCTCAGGTTTGCTTATTAA
- the LOC107218516 gene encoding NADH-cytochrome b5 reductase 2 isoform X1: MFGDSLDVSAVFPILAAVGIIVATAWAAKVYISKGKSGGRKKRSSPVTLVDPTTKYPLPLSEKEVLSHDTRRYRFQLPSSQHILGLPTGQHIHLSAKIGGDVVIRAYTPVSSDEDHGFVDLVVKVYFKNVHPKFPDGGKMSQYLESLKIGDTIDFRGPSGRLVYNGAGSFSIKVLRKDPPVQHSVKKLAMIAGGTGITPMLQLIRQITKDPSDDTQLALLFANQTEKDILLRDELETVAKAHPQQFKLWYTLDTSSEGWQYSTGHINADMISKHLFPPSDDTIVLMCGPPPMINFACNPNLDKLGYDAKLRFAY, encoded by the exons ATGTTCGGTGACTCGCTCGATGTCTCTGCG GTTTTTCCCATCCTTGCCGCGGTAGGGATTATAGTAGCCACAGCATGGGCGGCAAAAGTTTACATATCCAAAGGAAAATCCGGAGGTCGCAAGAAGAGGTCTTCGCCAGTCACCCTTGTTGATCCAACGACAAAGTACCCGTTGCCATTATCAGAAAAAGAAGTACTAAGCCATGACACACGTCGCTATCGGTTTCAACTTCCATCGTCTCAACACATTCTGGGCCTTCCTACCGGACAGCACATTCATCTCTCAGCCAAGATCGGAGGAGATGTAGTGATCAGAGCTTATACGCCTGTATCAAGTGATGAAGATCATGGCTTTGTAGATCTCGTCGTCAAG GtgtatttcaaaaatgtcCACCCGAAATTCCCTGATGGTGGCAAAATGTCGCAATATTTGGAAAGTCTGAAAATTGGCGACACTATCGATTTCCGTGGTCCTTCTGGCCGCCTTGTTTACAACGGGGCTGGCAGTTTCTCCATAAAGGTTCTCAGGAAAGACCCGCCAGTACAACATTCCGTTAAGAAG TTGGCCATGATCGCTGGAGGAACCGGTATCACGCCGATGCTGCAGCTAATCCGTCAGATAACTAAGGATCCGTCGGACGATACTCAACTCGCTTTGTTATTCGCAAACCAAACGGAAAAGGACATATTATTACGAGATGAATTGGAAACGGTTGCAAAGGCGCATCCTCAACAGTTTAAACTTTGGTATACGCTTGATACGAGTAGCGAAGGTTGGCAGTACAGTACTGGCCACATAAACGCGGATATGATATCAAAGCATCTCTTCCCCCCATCTGATGACACTATCGTTCTGATGTGCGGCCCTCCTCCCATGATAAACTTTGCCTGCAATCCGAATCTGGATAAACTCGGTTATGACGCTAAGCTCAGGTTTGCTTATTAA
- the LOC107218517 gene encoding transmembrane protein 60, translating to MAVLHRALFTWFNLLIFLILLVLRLDLRIQWNWFIVFIPMWLYDNILLIYIIFRMISHCKNGHDHISSLRRKAWYMTAVLTKLSGQGLLCLKLEATQLTLPAKVVLAPLWVLLLTLGCDVFIHLIQHSRY from the exons ATGGCTGTTTTACACAGAGCATTGTTCACGTGGTTCAATCTATTGATATTCCTAATACTCTTGGTGTTGAGACTGGATCTTAGAATACAATGGAATTGGTTTATAGTTTTCATACCAATGTGGCTGTACGACAACATTCTATTAATCTATATAATATTTCGCATGATATCGCACTGCAAGAACGGACATGATCACATCAGCAGTCTACGTCGTAAA GCATGGTACATGACTGCTGTTCTGACTAAGCTGTCCGGTCAAGGTCTTCTCTGTCTTAAATTGGAAGCAACGCAATTGACATTACCAGCCAAAGTTGTACTCGCCCCCTTGTGGGTTTTACTCCTAACACTAGGGTGCGATGTCTTTATCCATCTCATTCAACACTCTCGATACTAA